Proteins co-encoded in one Ruegeria pomeroyi DSS-3 genomic window:
- a CDS encoding D-alanyl-D-alanine carboxypeptidase family protein, which yields MALTALPGFAYDTSARAAYVLDQSTGTVLLTKNADEALPPASMSKLMTLYVTFEALRDGRLTLDERLPVSQHAMSYGGSTMFLNTTDRVRVEDLLRGIIVLSGNDACAVIAEALSPDGTEAGFARFMTKRAQQMGMTRSTFANSNGWPAAGHLMSVHDLAVLANRLITDFPEYYPLFAETEFAFDGRAPSNVRNRNPLLKLDIGADGLKTGHTAEAGYGLVGSARQGDRRVIFVLTGLESEARRAEEAEAIVNWSFRHFATKTVARADAPVAQAQVWMGAKQSVGLVPAEDLSLLLPVLSDKRIEAEVVYDGPINAPIAKGQQLAELVIKPDDLPEIRRPLVAAEAVPAGGFVVRIKTAANLLLRQLNAGPAEAM from the coding sequence ATGGCCCTGACCGCCCTGCCCGGGTTCGCCTATGACACCTCGGCCCGCGCCGCCTATGTGCTGGATCAAAGCACCGGCACCGTGTTGCTGACCAAGAACGCCGACGAAGCGCTGCCGCCCGCGTCGATGTCCAAGCTGATGACGCTCTATGTCACCTTCGAGGCACTGCGCGACGGGCGCCTGACCCTGGACGAGCGCCTGCCGGTCTCGCAGCACGCGATGAGCTATGGCGGCTCGACCATGTTCCTCAATACCACCGACCGGGTGCGGGTCGAGGACCTGCTGCGCGGCATCATCGTGCTCAGCGGCAACGATGCCTGCGCGGTGATCGCCGAGGCGCTCAGCCCCGATGGAACCGAGGCCGGGTTTGCCCGCTTCATGACCAAGCGCGCCCAGCAGATGGGCATGACCCGCTCGACATTTGCCAATTCCAACGGCTGGCCGGCGGCGGGGCATCTGATGTCGGTGCATGATCTCGCGGTGCTGGCGAACCGGCTGATCACCGATTTCCCCGAGTACTACCCGCTGTTTGCCGAGACCGAGTTCGCCTTTGACGGCCGCGCGCCGTCGAATGTGCGCAACCGCAACCCGCTGCTCAAGCTCGATATCGGGGCCGACGGACTCAAGACCGGGCATACCGCCGAGGCGGGCTATGGCCTAGTGGGGTCGGCCCGTCAGGGCGACCGCCGGGTGATCTTCGTGCTCACCGGTCTCGAGAGCGAGGCCCGTCGCGCAGAGGAGGCCGAAGCGATCGTGAACTGGTCCTTTCGCCACTTTGCCACCAAAACCGTCGCCCGCGCCGACGCCCCGGTCGCCCAGGCCCAGGTCTGGATGGGAGCAAAACAATCGGTAGGTCTGGTGCCGGCCGAGGATCTGAGCCTGCTGCTGCCGGTCCTGTCCGACAAGCGGATCGAGGCCGAAGTGGTCTATGACGGCCCGATCAACGCGCCCATCGCCAAGGGCCAGCAACTGGCCGAACTGGTGATCAAGCCCGACGACCTGCCCGAAATCCGCCGCCCGCTGGTTGCGGCCGAGGCGGTGCCGGCGGGTGGCTTCGTTGTGCGGATCAAGACCGCCGCCAACCTGCTGCTGCGCCAGCTCAACGCCGGACCGGCGGAGGCGATGTGA
- the tmk gene encoding dTMP kinase: protein MSGTGLFLTFEGIDGSGKSTQARLLAETLRAAGHDVVLTREPGGSPGAEEIRRLVLEGDPDRWSAETEILLFTAARRDHLERTIEPALAAGRVVICDRFADSTRMYQGLSRGDLRQLVDQLHALMIGREPDLTLLVDMDPETGLSRAKGRQGSEERFEDFGPELQQRMRAGFLDLAREYAHRFRIIDGNRDMDSVAADVTEIVLTHLNRTR, encoded by the coding sequence GTGAGCGGTACAGGACTGTTCCTGACCTTCGAAGGTATCGACGGATCGGGTAAATCCACCCAGGCGCGGCTGCTGGCCGAGACCCTGCGCGCGGCGGGCCATGACGTGGTGCTGACGCGCGAGCCGGGCGGCTCGCCCGGGGCCGAGGAAATCCGCCGTCTGGTGCTTGAAGGCGATCCCGACCGCTGGTCGGCGGAAACCGAGATCCTGCTGTTTACCGCCGCCCGGCGCGACCATCTGGAACGCACCATCGAACCGGCGCTGGCCGCGGGTCGCGTGGTGATCTGCGACCGTTTCGCCGACAGCACCCGCATGTATCAGGGTCTATCGCGCGGCGATCTGCGCCAGCTGGTCGACCAGCTGCACGCGCTGATGATCGGGCGCGAGCCGGACCTGACCCTGTTGGTTGACATGGATCCCGAAACCGGCCTGAGCCGTGCCAAGGGCCGACAAGGCAGCGAGGAACGGTTCGAGGATTTCGGCCCCGAGCTGCAACAGCGCATGCGCGCCGGATTTCTCGACCTGGCGCGGGAATATGCCCACCGGTTCCGCATCATCGACGGCAATCGCGACATGGACAGCGTGGCGGCGGATGTGACAGAGATCGTTCTGACCCATCTGAACCGGACCCGATGA
- a CDS encoding DNA polymerase III subunit delta', with the protein MTDEIPAPDQAPGAPHPRETPRLFGQDAAEQAFLSAYGSDRLHHGWLLTGPEGVGKATLAWRIARFLLATPPQSDDGLFGAPPPPDTLDIDPEHPVARRMQAGAEPGLAAITRSLNDQGRLRAEIVVEDVRKLGRFFGLSAADGGRRVVIVDSADEMNTSAANALLKMLEEPPARTTLLLVSHQPSRLLPTIRSRCRTLRLTPLSPADMQSALEQAGAGTEVMPEHLAALASGSVGRALRLLNLDGLALYAELIALLDTMPRLDRPRALALAEVAAARGAAERFDLLLGLIDIALARLARSGATGMPPQPEAAMGEAQVLARLAPDPDSGRRWADVAATISARARHGQAVNLDPAALVLDTVFKMQDTASWGR; encoded by the coding sequence ATGACCGACGAGATCCCAGCCCCGGACCAGGCGCCCGGCGCGCCGCATCCGCGCGAGACGCCCCGCCTGTTTGGCCAGGACGCCGCCGAACAGGCGTTCCTGAGCGCCTATGGCTCGGACCGGCTGCATCACGGCTGGCTGCTGACCGGGCCCGAGGGGGTGGGCAAGGCAACGCTGGCCTGGCGCATCGCGCGCTTTCTGCTGGCCACACCGCCACAATCCGACGACGGGCTGTTCGGCGCCCCGCCCCCGCCCGATACGCTCGACATCGACCCCGAACACCCGGTTGCGCGCCGGATGCAGGCGGGGGCCGAACCCGGGCTGGCGGCGATCACCCGCTCGCTTAACGATCAGGGGCGCCTGCGCGCCGAGATCGTGGTCGAGGATGTGCGCAAGCTGGGCCGCTTCTTCGGTCTCAGCGCGGCCGATGGCGGGCGGCGCGTGGTGATCGTGGACAGCGCCGACGAGATGAACACCAGCGCCGCCAACGCGCTGTTGAAGATGCTCGAGGAACCGCCCGCGCGCACCACGCTGCTTCTGGTTTCACACCAACCCTCGCGCCTGTTGCCGACCATCCGCTCGCGCTGTCGCACCCTGCGCCTGACACCGCTGTCGCCCGCCGACATGCAATCGGCGCTGGAACAGGCCGGCGCCGGGACCGAGGTGATGCCCGAACATCTGGCCGCACTCGCCTCTGGCTCGGTCGGGCGGGCGCTGCGGCTGCTGAACCTCGATGGTCTGGCGCTTTATGCCGAGCTGATCGCGCTTCTGGATACGATGCCCCGACTCGACCGCCCGCGCGCGCTGGCGCTGGCCGAGGTTGCCGCCGCGCGCGGCGCGGCCGAACGGTTCGACCTGCTGCTGGGGCTCATCGACATCGCGCTGGCACGGCTGGCGCGCAGCGGGGCCACCGGCATGCCCCCCCAGCCCGAGGCCGCGATGGGAGAGGCGCAGGTTCTGGCCCGCCTCGCCCCCGACCCCGACAGCGGCCGCCGCTGGGCCGATGTGGCGGCCACCATCTCGGCCCGGGCCCGGCACGGGCAGGCGGTGAACCTTGACCCCGCAGCGCTTGTCCTAGATACGGTGTTCAAGATGCAGGATACCGCCAGCTGGGGCCGATGA
- a CDS encoding TatD family hydrolase, with protein sequence MSTTDTTPEITDSHCHLDFPDFEGQLDEIVARAARAGVTRMVTICTRLKNEPAVRAIAEAHAPVFYAAGTHPMSAAEEPMATVEELLALARHPKFVGIGETGLDYHYTADSAEVQQRSLRVHIRAAQETGLPLIIHARAADDDMARILAEEYQRAPYSCVMHCFSSSPALARAALDLGFYLSMSGIAAFPKSQELRDIFAAAPLDRLLVETDAPYLAPPPHRGRRNEPAYTAHTARVGAELFGLDYADFAARTQANFDRLFTKAARFKAAA encoded by the coding sequence ATGAGCACGACCGACACCACACCCGAGATCACCGACAGCCATTGCCACCTCGACTTCCCCGACTTCGAGGGGCAGCTGGACGAGATCGTGGCCCGCGCCGCGCGGGCTGGCGTGACCCGCATGGTGACGATCTGCACCCGGCTGAAGAACGAACCCGCCGTGCGCGCCATTGCCGAGGCGCATGCGCCCGTCTTCTATGCCGCCGGCACCCACCCGATGAGCGCCGCCGAGGAACCCATGGCCACGGTCGAGGAGCTGCTGGCGCTGGCCCGGCATCCGAAATTCGTCGGCATCGGCGAGACCGGGCTCGACTATCACTACACCGCCGACAGCGCCGAGGTGCAGCAGCGCTCGCTGCGCGTTCACATCCGCGCGGCGCAGGAAACCGGCCTGCCGCTGATCATCCACGCCCGTGCCGCCGATGACGACATGGCCCGCATCCTGGCCGAGGAATACCAGCGCGCGCCCTATTCCTGCGTGATGCACTGTTTCTCCTCCTCGCCCGCGCTGGCGCGAGCCGCACTTGATCTGGGGTTCTACCTGTCGATGTCGGGCATCGCCGCCTTTCCCAAAAGCCAGGAGTTGCGCGATATCTTCGCCGCCGCACCGCTCGACCGTCTTCTGGTCGAGACCGACGCCCCCTATCTGGCGCCGCCGCCCCATCGCGGCCGGCGCAACGAACCGGCCTATACCGCTCATACCGCACGGGTCGGGGCCGAGCTGTTCGGGCTGGATTACGCCGATTTTGCCGCCCGCACCCAGGCCAACTTCGACCGGCTGTTCACCAAGGCTGCCCGTTTCAAGGCCGCCGCATGA
- a CDS encoding MBL fold metallo-hydrolase codes for MSDELRFTILGCGSSGGVPRLGGHWGDCDPTNPRNTRRRCSMLVERESDAGVTTVLIDTTPDMRSQLLDTGTGRLDAVVYTHSHADHVHGIDDLRMIVFNMRARIPVWADGDTQNALLSRFGYAFVQPDGSPYPPILKMKTIAGPFEVDGPGGPIAFRPFRVGHGSIDSLGFRIHDLAYLPDVAEIYDAAWAELQDLDCWVLDALRRTPHPTHAHLDKSLDWIARAAPRRAVLTNMHIDLDHDTVAAETPDHITPAYDGMVIRYAL; via the coding sequence ATGAGCGACGAGCTGCGCTTTACCATCCTGGGCTGCGGCTCGTCCGGGGGAGTGCCGCGCCTGGGCGGCCATTGGGGCGACTGCGACCCGACCAATCCGCGCAACACCCGTCGCCGCTGCTCGATGCTGGTCGAGCGTGAAAGCGACGCAGGCGTGACAACCGTGCTGATCGACACCACGCCGGACATGCGCAGCCAGCTTCTGGATACCGGCACCGGGCGGCTTGACGCGGTGGTCTATACCCATTCCCATGCCGATCATGTGCACGGGATCGACGATCTGCGCATGATCGTGTTCAACATGCGCGCCCGCATTCCCGTCTGGGCCGATGGCGATACCCAGAACGCGCTGCTGTCGCGCTTTGGCTATGCCTTTGTGCAACCCGATGGCTCGCCCTATCCGCCCATCCTGAAGATGAAGACCATCGCGGGCCCCTTCGAGGTGGACGGCCCCGGTGGGCCGATCGCCTTTCGCCCGTTCCGGGTCGGCCATGGCTCGATCGACAGTCTGGGCTTTCGCATCCACGACCTGGCCTATCTGCCGGACGTGGCCGAGATCTATGACGCGGCCTGGGCCGAGTTGCAGGATCTCGATTGCTGGGTGCTGGACGCGCTGCGCCGGACCCCGCACCCGACGCATGCGCATCTGGACAAGTCGCTGGACTGGATCGCACGCGCCGCGCCCCGCCGGGCGGTGCTGACCAACATGCATATCGACCTGGATCACGACACTGTGGCCGCCGAAACCCCCGATCACATCACCCCCGCCTATGACGGGATGGTGATCCGCTACGCGCTCTGA
- a CDS encoding AEC family transporter — MFQALIDVVLPVFLVIGAGYCTTFAGYFKPEHIDGVMRFTQGFAIPCLLFRAIANLDLNAGFDPALLASFYMAAFLCFTAGLLGARLLFNRDWEDSVAIGFCCLFSNSVLLGLAITERAYGPENLVGNYAIIAIHSPFCYALGITTMEVIRNRGRGGRKMVTSVLNAMFRNVLILGIALGFIVNLSGISLPQIADDALSLIIRAALPGALFALGGVLVQYRPEGDTRVIVYICAISLLLHPGLVWLFGSALALPQDLFRSGVLNAAMAPGFNAYIFANIYGRAKRVAASSVLVATAASILTVWMWLMLLG, encoded by the coding sequence ATGTTCCAGGCGCTGATAGATGTGGTTCTGCCGGTTTTCCTGGTGATCGGCGCGGGGTACTGCACCACCTTTGCCGGATATTTCAAACCCGAGCATATCGACGGGGTGATGCGGTTCACCCAGGGCTTCGCCATCCCCTGCCTGCTGTTTCGCGCCATTGCCAATCTGGATCTGAACGCGGGCTTTGACCCGGCGTTGCTGGCCAGTTTCTACATGGCGGCGTTCTTATGTTTCACCGCGGGCCTGCTGGGCGCCCGGCTCCTGTTCAACCGCGATTGGGAAGACAGCGTCGCCATCGGCTTTTGCTGCCTGTTCTCGAACTCGGTCCTCTTGGGCCTGGCCATCACCGAGCGCGCCTATGGCCCCGAAAACCTGGTCGGCAACTATGCCATCATCGCCATCCACTCGCCCTTTTGCTATGCGCTGGGGATCACCACGATGGAGGTGATCCGCAATCGCGGGCGCGGCGGGCGCAAGATGGTGACCTCGGTCCTGAACGCCATGTTCCGCAACGTGCTGATCCTGGGGATCGCGTTGGGCTTTATCGTCAATCTCAGCGGGATCTCGCTGCCCCAGATCGCCGATGACGCGCTGTCGCTGATCATCCGCGCGGCGCTGCCCGGCGCGCTGTTTGCGCTGGGTGGTGTGCTGGTACAGTACCGGCCCGAGGGCGACACCCGCGTGATCGTCTATATCTGCGCCATCTCGCTGCTGCTGCATCCCGGTCTGGTCTGGCTGTTCGGCTCGGCGCTGGCGCTGCCGCAGGACCTGTTCCGCTCAGGCGTGCTGAACGCGGCCATGGCGCCGGGGTTCAACGCCTATATCTTTGCCAATATCTATGGCCGCGCCAAACGGGTCGCCGCCTCGTCGGTGCTGGTGGCAACCGCTGCCTCGATCCTGACCGTGTGGATGTGGTTGATGCTCTTGGGGTGA
- a CDS encoding sirohydrochlorin chelatase → MTETTALIVAHGQPSDPDPAEAALARFAARVAASAPGLSVHSATLAAPGRLEAVLEGLPETVPIYPLFMARGWFVTSALPRRLGGRANPILDPLGIDQGLPALIAAHLAKELDQRGWPLADSALVLAAHGSGRSRNPSAVANGFAEQLQSHLGLARLSVGFVEETPSITEAARRHGAMSLCLPFFACAGGHANEDVPQALEQAGYAGDLLPVLGELPPVPALIARRISEAGR, encoded by the coding sequence ATGACAGAGACAACCGCCCTGATCGTCGCCCACGGCCAGCCCTCGGACCCGGACCCGGCCGAGGCCGCGCTGGCCCGCTTTGCCGCCCGCGTCGCCGCCTCGGCGCCCGGGTTGAGCGTGCATTCGGCAACCCTGGCCGCTCCGGGCCGGCTGGAGGCCGTGCTGGAAGGGCTGCCCGAAACGGTCCCCATCTATCCCCTGTTCATGGCGCGGGGCTGGTTCGTCACTTCGGCCCTGCCGCGCCGTCTTGGCGGGCGTGCGAATCCGATCCTCGATCCGCTGGGGATCGACCAGGGCCTGCCCGCCCTGATCGCCGCGCATCTGGCAAAGGAGCTGGACCAGCGCGGCTGGCCCCTGGCCGACAGCGCGCTGGTTCTGGCCGCCCATGGTTCGGGGCGCAGCCGCAACCCAAGCGCGGTGGCCAATGGCTTTGCCGAGCAGCTCCAATCCCATCTGGGGCTGGCACGCCTGTCCGTGGGCTTTGTCGAAGAGACGCCCTCGATTACCGAGGCTGCCCGGAGGCATGGCGCGATGTCGCTTTGCCTGCCGTTCTTCGCCTGCGCCGGCGGCCATGCGAACGAGGACGTGCCGCAAGCGCTGGAACAGGCGGGTTACGCCGGTGATCTGCTGCCGGTATTGGGCGAGCTGCCGCCTGTTCCGGCGCTCATCGCGCGCCGGATTTCCGAGGCGGGCCGCTAG
- a CDS encoding peptidoglycan-binding domain-containing protein gives MVVVPAQRAAADEAAALIGGALLGGLIVNEVHKNKQRQRQQTQRRTYQSSGVSSAQRQQNREVQSALNYFGYNVGTVDGSLGRRSRSGISHFQSDMGYPIDGYLDDHERGFLLTSHQRALASAHVAPYNQILASQGQGGLLRTYRNEQLGIQTPQGVQPVQPQTHMAMTAPQAVQPSQVVTARAATGAALPNFGFAQPGPVSINAHCNEVNLLTTSNGGPSRPGQVREPVFALNEQFCQARSQAMTEASQIEVTIPNMTAVQVEQQCAGLAQAMAPQMVGIDTKAPSEVVAATSAFLQNSGQPMASLISGGKICLGVGYRTDNAEMALASATLLASAGQLGYGEVVSHQLRQGFGAPVGMARAGEWMRLALNAAQSGSGVLGQTSERVAVLNEASTSAAAAPAIPVFSASTSGN, from the coding sequence ATGGTGGTGGTACCGGCCCAGCGGGCGGCGGCCGATGAGGCTGCGGCGCTGATCGGAGGCGCCCTGCTGGGCGGCCTGATCGTGAACGAGGTTCACAAGAACAAGCAGCGCCAGCGCCAGCAGACCCAGCGCAGGACCTATCAATCGAGCGGTGTCTCCTCGGCCCAGCGCCAGCAGAACCGCGAAGTGCAGAGCGCGCTGAACTATTTCGGCTATAATGTCGGCACCGTCGATGGGTCTCTGGGTCGGCGCAGCCGTTCCGGTATTTCGCATTTCCAGTCCGATATGGGCTATCCGATCGACGGCTATCTGGACGATCACGAGCGCGGCTTCCTGCTGACCTCGCATCAGCGCGCTTTGGCCAGCGCCCATGTGGCCCCCTATAACCAGATCCTGGCCAGCCAGGGGCAGGGGGGGCTGCTGCGCACCTATCGCAACGAGCAGCTGGGTATCCAGACCCCGCAAGGTGTGCAACCGGTGCAGCCCCAGACCCATATGGCGATGACGGCGCCACAGGCCGTTCAGCCCTCCCAAGTGGTCACTGCCCGTGCGGCGACCGGCGCGGCCCTGCCCAATTTCGGCTTTGCCCAGCCAGGGCCTGTCTCGATCAATGCCCATTGCAACGAGGTCAATCTGCTGACCACCTCGAACGGCGGTCCCAGCCGTCCGGGACAGGTGCGTGAACCGGTTTTTGCGCTCAACGAGCAATTCTGCCAGGCGCGCAGCCAGGCGATGACCGAGGCGAGCCAGATTGAGGTGACCATACCTAACATGACCGCCGTGCAGGTCGAGCAGCAATGCGCCGGCCTGGCCCAGGCGATGGCACCGCAGATGGTCGGGATCGATACCAAGGCCCCCTCCGAGGTGGTCGCCGCAACCTCGGCCTTCCTGCAGAATTCCGGCCAGCCGATGGCAAGCCTGATCTCGGGCGGCAAGATCTGCCTCGGCGTCGGCTATCGTACCGATAACGCGGAAATGGCGCTGGCCTCGGCGACGCTGCTGGCCTCGGCCGGGCAGCTTGGCTATGGCGAGGTGGTCAGCCACCAGCTGCGTCAGGGTTTTGGCGCTCCGGTCGGTATGGCGCGGGCTGGCGAGTGGATGCGGCTGGCGCTGAACGCGGCGCAGAGCGGGTCCGGCGTATTGGGTCAGACGTCCGAGCGGGTGGCGGTGCTTAACGAAGCTTCGACCTCGGCCGCGGCGGCGCCGGCGATCCCGGTCTTCTCGGCCTCGACCAGCGGCAACTGA
- a CDS encoding GGDEF domain-containing protein, whose translation MIEMEDLAVLLERLCPMFVLLDRSGRMTRVGPTLQKLRPDQPMQGAKFLETFELLRPRSVATVPALMASSGAKLHLSLRDEPRTALKGLIVPLPGEHGAIVNLSFGISILDAVRDYALTSADFSGTDLAIELLYLVEAKSAAMEASRKLNLRLQGAMIAAEEQAYTDTLTGLKNRRAMDHILSRLLAGTTPFALMHLDLDYFKSVNDTLGHAAGDHVLQHVARVMVEETRGDDTVARIGGDEFVLIFNHLQERERLDSIARRLIDRLEEPIPFNGEECRISASVGTVLSTQFARPDASTLLHAADLALYAAKRAGRATHRFYESGQSSTSLEPLERAATPRSQEEAGAGQGGARNLAS comes from the coding sequence ATGATCGAGATGGAAGACCTCGCCGTTCTTCTGGAACGGCTCTGTCCTATGTTTGTGCTGTTGGACCGGTCCGGCCGGATGACCCGGGTCGGACCCACCTTGCAGAAACTGCGGCCCGATCAGCCGATGCAGGGGGCCAAGTTTCTGGAGACCTTCGAACTGCTGCGCCCACGCTCGGTGGCGACGGTGCCGGCGTTGATGGCCAGTTCCGGCGCCAAGCTGCATCTGAGCCTGCGTGACGAGCCACGCACCGCGCTCAAGGGGCTGATCGTGCCGCTCCCGGGCGAACACGGCGCGATCGTCAACCTGTCCTTCGGTATCTCGATCCTGGACGCGGTGCGCGATTATGCGCTGACCAGCGCCGATTTCTCGGGCACCGACCTTGCCATCGAGCTGCTCTATCTGGTCGAGGCGAAATCGGCAGCGATGGAGGCCTCGCGCAAGCTGAACCTGCGCCTTCAGGGCGCGATGATCGCCGCCGAGGAGCAGGCTTATACCGATACGCTCACCGGGCTCAAGAACCGCCGCGCGATGGATCACATCCTGTCGCGGCTGCTCGCCGGAACCACGCCTTTCGCACTCATGCATCTGGATCTCGACTATTTCAAATCGGTCAATGATACGCTGGGCCATGCCGCCGGTGACCACGTGCTGCAACATGTGGCCCGCGTGATGGTCGAAGAGACTCGCGGCGACGATACCGTGGCGCGGATCGGCGGCGATGAATTCGTGCTGATATTCAACCACCTGCAAGAACGTGAACGGCTCGACAGCATCGCCCGGCGACTGATCGACCGGCTGGAGGAGCCGATCCCCTTCAACGGTGAGGAGTGCCGCATCTCGGCCAGTGTCGGCACGGTCCTGTCCACCCAATTCGCGCGGCCCGATGCCTCGACCCTGCTGCATGCCGCCGATCTGGCGCTTTACGCTGCCAAGCGCGCCGGGCGTGCGACGCATCGCTTCTATGAGTCCGGCCAGTCCTCGACCTCGCTCGAGCCGCTCGAGCGGGCGGCCACGCCACGCTCGCAGGAAGAGGCGGGGGCCGGGCAAGGCGGCGCCCGCAACCTGGCAAGTTGA
- a CDS encoding heme NO-binding domain-containing protein: protein MHGLINRAIQSFVCNTYGQSRWIRVTEAAHLGFVEFEAMLVYEDETSRRVLHELCLELGRPQREVLEDLGTYLVSNPNTEALRRLLRFGGVTYLEFLHSLDDLPDRARLAVSDLHLPALELREESGGRFSLTCHAGLPGYANVMMGVLRAMADDYGALVMLEHAGARGKAEVIEITLIETAFAEGRSFELGARAG from the coding sequence ATGCATGGGCTGATCAACAGGGCCATACAATCCTTTGTATGCAACACCTATGGGCAGAGCCGCTGGATCCGGGTGACGGAGGCTGCGCATCTGGGTTTTGTCGAATTCGAGGCGATGCTTGTTTACGAGGACGAGACCTCGCGCCGGGTCCTGCACGAGCTTTGCCTGGAGCTGGGGCGCCCGCAGCGCGAGGTTCTGGAGGATCTGGGCACCTATCTGGTGTCCAACCCCAATACCGAGGCGCTGCGTCGTCTGTTGCGCTTTGGCGGCGTCACCTATCTGGAGTTCCTGCACTCACTGGATGATCTGCCCGACCGCGCGCGGCTGGCGGTCTCCGACCTGCACCTGCCCGCGCTGGAACTGCGTGAGGAATCGGGCGGCCGGTTCAGCCTGACCTGCCATGCGGGCCTGCCTGGCTATGCCAATGTGATGATGGGCGTGCTGCGCGCCATGGCCGATGATTACGGCGCGCTGGTGATGCTGGAACACGCCGGTGCCCGGGGCAAGGCCGAGGTGATCGAGATCACGCTGATCGAGACCGCTTTTGCCGAGGGGCGCAGTTTCGAATTGGGGGCGCGCGCGGGATGA